The region ATTTAAGTCTCAAGACCATAGAGGATAACAAGGCTTGCCTCAAAGAGAAGCTGGGGCTTAGCTCCCGTTCGGAATTAGTTCGCTATGCCATACAAAAGGGTTTAATGGAAAACGCACCCTGAAACTTACCTCAAAACAAGTAGTTTAACGAGAGATACCTGAAATCAGTATTCTCTTTATTTACGCCGCATAATTATTTACTATCCCCAAATTCAATAGTTTTACTGCAGAAACAGGGTTTTCCCTTACATCAATCTTCATAACATTCTGCTATAATTGCTGAATTATTTGCGAGGAGGGTTAGTGTATGCCCAAAGAGGTTAACCGTCGTGATTTCATCAAGTTAGCCGCTGTCGCTGCCTCGGTGGTTACGGTAGGTCAGGTACTACCGCTACAACCGAAACAGGCAATGGCAGCTAGCAGCGCTCCGAATCCGGCAGTGACGTTACCGGTCGGTGCTGTCTCGGATACATCGGATGTCCTGCTACGTATGCAGCAGGAACTGATACAAGCGCTCAAAAAACCTGTGGAACAGCGTCATTGGCGCATGGTGCTTGACCTGAACAAGTGTGTTGGATGTTCTGCTTGTACTATAGCCTGCGTCTCCGAGAACAAATTGCCTCCCGGAGTTGTCTATCGCCCGGTGTTAGATGAAGAAATCGGAACTTACCCCAATGTTACTCGCCGCTTTACCCCGCGTCCTTGTTTTCAGTGCGACCATCCTCCCTGTGTACCCGTATGCCCTGTTAATGCCACCTGGAAACAGGCCGATGGCGTTGTTGTTGTTGACTATAACCTCTGCATTGGTTGCCGCTATTGTCTCGTTGCCTGTCCATATCACGCACGAACCTCTGATTTCGGGGCAAACTATTGTCAAAATACTGCCGAGGCAGCCGGAATCATTGTAGGCCAGCAAAAGGCTGATGATTACGAAAAGATGCCAAATTTTGAGTATGGCAAAAAATGGCCTAGAAAGAAATATACATCCCCAATTGGAAACGCGCGCAAGTGCCATTTCTGCTTGCACCGAGTGGCAAATGGGATGCTGCCTGCCTGTGTCACCACGTGCATTGGTCGTGCCACCTATTTCGGTGACACAAACGACCCAGACAGCTTAGTTTCTGAACTTGTTTCCCGCCCGGATGCTATCAGGTTAAAAGAAGAACTGGGGACCGAACCCAGTGTCTATTATTTGGTCTAAGTGAGGACAGATATGAACTACGAAAAGGTGCGAAAACTGCTTTGGGTCATA is a window of Dehalococcoidia bacterium DNA encoding:
- a CDS encoding 4Fe-4S dicluster domain-containing protein, whose product is MPKEVNRRDFIKLAAVAASVVTVGQVLPLQPKQAMAASSAPNPAVTLPVGAVSDTSDVLLRMQQELIQALKKPVEQRHWRMVLDLNKCVGCSACTIACVSENKLPPGVVYRPVLDEEIGTYPNVTRRFTPRPCFQCDHPPCVPVCPVNATWKQADGVVVVDYNLCIGCRYCLVACPYHARTSDFGANYCQNTAEAAGIIVGQQKADDYEKMPNFEYGKKWPRKKYTSPIGNARKCHFCLHRVANGMLPACVTTCIGRATYFGDTNDPDSLVSELVSRPDAIRLKEELGTEPSVYYLV